The Ancylobacter sp. SL191 nucleotide sequence TGCTCGACCGTCACTTCCGCGTAAAGCGCGCGACCCTCTTCGACCTCAATGTAGCTCACGCCTTAACGGTTCTCTCTGGGCACAAATTGGGGGCTGGCACAGAGAAATCCGACCAACACCGACGAATGCTAGCCGATTAACGAGGGGCAGAAAACATGTCATCGCGGAGCGAGCGCTTATGGTAGCAACTGGGGCGTTTTCGGCCGCCTGTTCATTTCCGTCGAGATTTGACCCTGGATTCCCACTGAGAACTGACCCGGGCTGATGGCCGCCGCCGGTCAGATTACACCCACATTCCATGCCCTCCCCTGACCAGAGGCAATGAGAACATCGGCCAATTCTCGATGGAAAAACTCCCGTTTAAAAGATCAAATCTCGATGTAATTCGATAGTCATCCTCATGCCGCAGCAACATCTTCCGCATCAACTTGTGCAGCTATGGGCAGCCCAACTGCAACATAGTACGATGGCATCCCAAGACTCGCGAAGAGGCAAACACGAGCTGCATGAAATACTTCGCCATTCCAACTTATTTTACCGACCTCAATCTCATGAAGGTTCGTTGATGCAGGCGTCTGCTGCTTCCATAAGCACCCGACATGATTGAAATGCCCTGTTACAGGTGTCTCCGGAGCATAATCGGTCCGCACAAAATCCGCCACGGTCGGGATGAAGGGATCACTTCTAAAATGATGCATCGCATATACGTGCGCTATCTTAGCAATCATCTGGGAAAAACGTACCATATCCACAGATTGTGTCGAAAAACTTTCCACTGCGTACTTTTCAAGCACATCTCGTTTCGCATTAATATTGTACAGTCTAAAATTAAAAGGTTTATCAACGTTTATAGGAGTATTACTGAACACCGGAGCAGGGAATAAAAACGGCATCACCAGAATAGTCGGATGGTGAACAGTCGAAAAAAATTCCTCTTCGGTCTTTACGGTTCCAAGATCGACAGGAAACACGTTTCTCTCTATCACCCCCTTTTTACCTGATATCGAGAACGCCTTGCGTATAGGATCAAACATTTCTGTCGCGATAGAACTTTCGTAAACTGCAGTAACATGTTGGCAATCGGGACACGAAGAATCTGGCAACTCGAGACCAGCACCAAGAAATTCAGGAATAACGTGCTCGCTAGACAGCTTAATGGCAGCTCCATCAGTATCTCTATCACGACCGCAATATACACACCGCTTAAACGGATCGAGTTTTCGTCTTTTTTTGACTACAGGAAACGCCTCTAGGTACTCTCCTACAAATTGGCCTTCCCCATACATGCGGAACGCGCCACCCTGTTTGGGCTCATAGTCAGTCGTTCCGACGGTCGGTAGACCCTTCAAATTAAACCAAGCGAACTTTACGTATCTTCCTTGATTTTCAGGGGTAGAAGGGTCTCCGCGCATTTTATCTCACCTTGAAGCGACGCCGTGCGGGATGCGCCGGCCCATGTGCTGATATCCGCATCAAGATCAGGCTACCATCTATGTCTGTATGGGACCAAGGGGCATCGGCATCTGACAGCTTTAATATGGAAACGATGGAGCCCGTAGCCGAGCCACATTGACCGCTAATTCTCACTAGAACAAAATGCGAACATTCGCATCCACGGGCATACAATACGGGCCGGGCATACCCTGTACGGGGTTGTTTGCGAGAACCGCCAGCATCGTTGGCCGCACGCGCCAAGCTGCCCGTAGATAGCCCTTTAGCGCCATCCTTAAGCGCATGCGCTGCGGCTACTGCGTAAAGCACAAGGCGTCAGGCCCGATCCGCAGCGAAAGGCACGCGATGGAGTGGCGGCGGATAGCCCGCAATCGATGACCTGGCTCTCGTTGCCCTGCCCGGCTCATGGTACCGTTCCCATACGACATCAAATGGCGGCAGGGACCATATGCGAACCAAATGGTTTCGACGGAACATCGCCTGCCTAGTGGTCGCCCTTAGCGTGCTCGCGTTTAATCCGCCGCCCGCTTCTGCCGAAACCAAAGAGCAGTGGGCGGAGCTTGTGGAGATCGCCCAAACGCAACTCATGGAATGCGGCAAGGGCGAAGGTCTGAGACTTTATAATGCCAATATAACGAAGCAAGAATTCCTAAACTCCCTACTAATTACGTGCAACGATCAGGCTGCTAATTTTCACAACGAATATTTGAACGCACTTCGCCTGAGTTACTCCGATAGCGAAGCACGCAAGAAAGCCGCCGAACTCTTTAAGTTCATTTTTACGGGCATGGTCGATACGCGGGCCAATCGCCCTAGGTCGGCCAACTAGGCACGTCATGACGGGAAAAATCGGCACGCGCTATGGCAAGCACCACGATCTGGCGAAGCGGCCTAAACCTGCGCCCATAACGACTTGCTACATTTGCGGTGAGCCGCTGGGGGACCGCCCCACTAACCGAGATCACATTCCGCCGGATCAAATCCTACCCGCATCGATACGGCGCAAGTACGCTATAAACTTCGTGACGAGAAAGGTGCATCTGGCCTGCAATGACTCGTTCAAGCTAGACGAAGAATACTTCGTGCATTGCCTCATCCCCTTCGCCCCAGGTACCGAGGCTGGCGATGCCATTTGGCGAAAAGCCGTCACCGAATACAGAGCGGGCAAGAACCGACCTCTGGTGAACCTCGTTTTGTCGCAGGCCAAAGAACGGGTCGGGGACGTTTATTTGCCGCCCGACAAAGTGGCGCTTGATTACGATCTTGATCGCTTTGAACGGGTCGTCTCCAAGATCGTGAGGGGGCTGTACTTTTGCGAGACCGAAACTGTTATCGATCCGTCGACATCAATGACGGTGTTCGTAATTCCGCCCGGCAACGACCCACCGGATCATTACAAGGAAATGCTCAAGCACCCAGCCGAGAGCAAGGGCAATCATCAAGGGGTGTTTGCATATTGGTACGTGGCGTTCGATAGCGGGGTGCATTATTGGGCGCTGCTGCTATGGGACAAGGTCATCATAACGGCTATTTTCAAGGTCGACCCGCCCCCTGCCGCCGACGCAACCGAGCCGTGAGGGCCGCGTGATCCCCCGTGGCAATCAAGGCTGTCAGATAGCCCGCCGACCGCCAATTGTGGGGCGCCGAGCGGACTCTGGGTGGGGTGCATCGTCAGACGGAAGCCACGTTGTGGTCGCGGAATTCGTGCCGTCTATGCAAGGATAACACGCGACTCGGCTGGTCAAGAAAGTGGTCAATGTACCTGCATTACAAACCATTCCGAAACTTCCTACGAAAGTTCTCGCTAGAGTCGAGCATGCCGCTTATATGGAACTACTACCAGCACTTAAGTGCAAAACTTCCGTTGCCAACTGGTGCACAAATTACAAACAGCATGGGCGTAGCTCTTCCTGTAGCGAATTTTATACATAAATGGGACTTAGCGCTCCTAGCAAGAGAGTGCATTCTCAATTCTCAGGGGTCATCAATTATGCGATGGCCTGATATCCATACATCCATAAATTTCATTCGCGACATCGAGGATTCATCGACTAGGTTGTACGGCTTCGAGCAGACCGTTTTTCGTGACCTTCATCCTCTACTGCACAGTCAATTTCCTTGGCAACACCCCCCTAGTAGCCGCAGCTTCCACAGGTATCGTCGAATATTCGGAAACGAGGCGATGGATGCCATTGTCGAGCGCGAAACAGGTTTGCCGGTCTCGCAGCAGTATAAGCTAGGCTTAGCGATAGCGGGACATTTCCTCCGGGAATACGGCATGTCTACGGCGCAGGATTATACTCGTCTCGGCATATCAAAGGAATCGTCTGCGGCATTTTATCAGAGAATATCCGTCGATATCGCTCCACTAAGGCAACAGATAAAATCACTTCAATCATATGACGCGAGTTGGCGATATGCATTCAATCCGCTGCAAGTTACCCCACTAATTCGATTTGACGCGACCCATCCCGAGCGGGTCATATGCCCTATTCCAGACTACCTATTGCGTCGAGTGTCAGAGTCACTTTTCTACGATATTGCAGGAGCGCAGGACATCGGGAATGCTTACGGCGCCTCCTTTGAAACATATGTCGGGGAGGTGCTGCATGCTATATTCAGCGATAATTCGTATATAATAGATGCGGAGCGAGAGTATTACGACGGCAAGAACCGGAAGGACGGGGTAGACTGGCGCCTATCGGACGCTTCTGCGACGATATTTATCGAATGCAAGACTAAACGATTGAGACATGATGCGAAGTTCATGACCGCCCCGGCCGCTCTTGGCGAGGATCTGGACAACATGGCGAAATATATCGTCCAGCATTACAACAATATAATCGATGCCCTAGACGGTAAAACACATTGGATTCCGGATGGCAAACCGATATTTCCGTTGATTATAACGCTTGAGAACTGGTGGATAATTTTACCAGACACTATCGCCGCACTGAAAACACGAATTCTAGCTCGACTCACTGAAGCACAAATCAATCCTAAGATATTGGATGACCTTCCGTGTACGATCATGTCTATCGCCGAATTTGAAATTTCATCCCAAGTCATGAAGCAGACGGGACTTCTAGAATATTTCCGAAATAAGGTATCTAAGTATATCGATTATGACATAACGGGCTTTCAGAATCACTGCTTTCCCGATCAGGTTCGCGCGGTGGACAAGCGGATATTCGCGGATGATTTTTCCGAGCTAATGAAACTATCCCCTAGGTCACCCCAATGATGCCGGAGCGGGTAGAATCTCATCGCTCAATCACGGGCCCGCAACATCCTTTCGGAGGACACCCCGTGGTATCTTGCGACCATGTTTGCGACCGCCAACCCAATTGTCGCGGTATCCCTAAAACGCGCTGGCGAGCGCCTGGAGTTGGGCTGCATTTGGCCCACCGAAGACGCGAGCCCCGTTTGGCGTCATCAACACTCCATAAGCCCGGGTGCTGTCGGGGCTGAATAGAACCTGCATATGGTTGTCACTGCAATTATGTGGCTGGCATATCGAAAACACTTCGAACCGAAGGCCACGCGCGACAACTGTCACTGAGGGCGCGGTCACACCGTTGTCGAGCCAAGGCTCGGTCTTGCGCAGCGCGGCAATCATCCGATTGAAGGCGCTGCGGTACGGGTCTGTCTTAACGACATTGAAAAGATACCGCCCCTCTTCGGCCATCGCTGGCACTGCCGACAAAACGAAACTTGCGGCGCAAAGACCGGCGAGAATTAAGCGCACGAAAAGCCCCTATCATCCGTTCCCCGGCGTCACGATTGAAAGCGCGCCGTTCAGTCTCAGCGTCTCTAGCCCGTATGGCAAGCCACAATGCCACTAGGCGGCAAAAAGCCCGCTGACCGCCATTTCCGGGGCCGCGTAAGCGTCTATCGCGCTCCAAGCTTGCTTTTCAGGAACGAACGGACTGACCATCAGATGATGCCGGCTCGTCCAAGCTCGCTTGCCAGCTTGGCGACGAACACCACGGCGAAAATCCAGAAGGTAAACGAGCGGCGACCACAAGAGACGCCTATGCAGCGCTCTCGGATTGAAATCATCGAAATTCTCGTACCGCTGAACGGTAAAATTCGGTTCATGGTCGTCATACTGCTTTGGAGAAAGAAAGACTATCTCCCAAAATTAGGACATATACAATCCAGATAATAGATCCGACGATCGAAACCATCCAAAACTGCCTCTCCACCTTGCTCTAAGACTTCAAGCCATACAACAGCTTC carries:
- a CDS encoding Ivy family c-type lysozyme inhibitor, giving the protein MRLILAGLCAASFVLSAVPAMAEEGRYLFNVVKTDPYRSAFNRMIAALRKTEPWLDNGVTAPSVTVVARGLRFEVFSICQPHNCSDNHMQVLFSPDSTRAYGVLMTPNGARVFGGPNAAQLQALASAF